One Tachysurus vachellii isolate PV-2020 chromosome 18, HZAU_Pvac_v1, whole genome shotgun sequence DNA segment encodes these proteins:
- the leprotl1 gene encoding leptin receptor overlapping transcript-like 1, translating into MAGIKALISLSFGGAIGLMFLMLGCALPVYNEYWPLFLLFFYILSPIPYCTSRRVVDDTDSASNACKELAIFLTTGIVVSAFGLPIIFARASVIAWGACALVLTGNIVIFGTILGFFLVFGSNDDFSWQQW; encoded by the exons CCCTGATCAGCCTCTCCTTTGGTGGAGCCATTGGCCTCATGTTTCTTATGCTTGGCTGTGCATTGCCTGTGTATAA TGAATACTGGCcgctctttcttctcttcttctacaTCCTGTCCCCTATCCCGTATTGCACTTCTCGTCGCGTGGTGGATGACACAGACTCGGCTAGTAATGCCTGCAAAGAACTGGccattttcctcaccacagggATTGTTGTGTCTGCGTTTGGCCTACCCATCATATTCGCACGTGCTAGTGTG ATCGCATGGGGGGCCTGTGCGCTCGTCCTGACAGGAAACATTGTCATTTTCGGCACCATTCTTGGCTTCTTTCTCGTCTTCGGCTCGAACGACGACTTCAGCTGGCAGCAGTGGTGA
- the LOC132861433 gene encoding protein FAM184A — translation MRRFFRVQRDEDYSQIQYLTAKCSRLAQEKAAMERECVVSRERVRVLQVELEAVCLQLHQKENTIQELVEKLQHQQHVVSASDAALLSVHLESINSELQYLQSTEKQLIGFVEELHQQALHATKKAEGLEAQLHQEAQLHAKHRQNQQEELESKSHDLQELQKAHDALQQELSEQNSAHKKTVIELQHENTISVHKLRELAEQVEWLCEQQRNWICCIKRFKDCLNDEKEALVLQVNRLQEELLDLRKNTKSEAISREDTLPKVHCSRWHVDAMLDLQVEADKWKERYQELFNKFTSHQVDCHEDGYLKPP, via the exons atgaggaggtttttTCGAGTGCAGAGAGATGAAGATTACAGTCAGATTCAGTATCTTACAGCCAAGTGCAGCCGTTTGGCACAGGAGAAAG cCGCaatggagagagagtgtgtggtatCCAGAGAGCGAGTACGGGTCCTGCAGGTGGAATTGGAAGCTGTGTGTTTGCAGCTCCATCAGAAAGAAAACACCATCCAGGAGCTAGTCGAAAAACTCCAACACCAACAG CACGTTGTCAGCGCAAGTGATGCAGCACTGTTATCTGTTCACTTGGAGTCAATAAACTCAGAACTGCAATACCTACAGTCCACTGAGAAGCAGTTAATAGGCTTTGTGGAAGAGCTCCACCAGCAGGCCCTGCATGCAACTAAAAAGGCAGAGGGCCTGGAGGCGCAGCTCCATCAAGAGGCCCAGCTTCATGCCAAGCATAGACAAAATCAGCAGGAAGAGCTTGAGAG TAAGTCACATGACCTACAGGAACTGCAGAAGGCCCATGATGCATTGCAGCAGGAGCTAAGTGAACAGAACAGTGCCCACAAGAAGACAGTGATAGAACTGCAGCATGAAAACACAATCAGCGTTCACAAACTCAGAGAGTTGGCCGAGCAGGTCGAGTGGTTGTGTGAACAACAACGCAACTGGATATGCTGCATCAaaag gtTTAAAGACTGCCTGAATGATGAGAAGGAGGCCCTGGTGCTGCAGGTGAACAGGCTACAGGAAGAATTGCTTGATCTTCGAAAGAACACAAAGTCTGAGGCAATCAGTAGAGAAGATACACTACCGAAAGTGCATTGCAGCAG ATGGCACGTAGATGCCATGTTGGATCTGCAGGTCGAGGCAGATAAGTGGAAAGAAAGATACCAGGAACTCTTTAACAAATTCACATCACACCag gtGGACTGTCATGAAGATGGATACCTAAAACCACCATGA